One genomic window of Pelmatolapia mariae isolate MD_Pm_ZW linkage group LG5, Pm_UMD_F_2, whole genome shotgun sequence includes the following:
- the tmcc1b gene encoding transmembrane and coiled-coil domains protein 1b isoform X2, translating to MIKRGTSLQSRRSKAGGTGDPPQKGSPQIHRRSTHEALLQAGRPRSSSTTDTPSSPALADMLLTSGYHSTEEPDKLDRYDASGPAISPNALPYGADGYDVVDSTPDPQRTKQAIAQLQQKILKLTEQIKIEQTARDDNVAEYLKLANNADKQQSARIKQVFEKKNQKSAQTIQQLQRKLEHYHRKLREVEHNGIPRQPKDVLRDMHQGLKDVGAKVTGGLSSFSQATHSAAGAVVSKPKEIANIIRNKFGSADNIAALKDSLDETQGDEGIGPGGARALGTGALPSSPKYPSDDDCSSATSGSAGANSTPGAPGGPPSSKGNTLDHAQASGFDAILHEIQELRENQGRLEESFENLKAHYQRDYTMIMEGLQEERYRCERLEEQLNDLTELHQNEILNLKQELASMEEKIAYQSYERARDIQEALEACQTRISKMELQQQQQQVVQLEGLENATARTLLGKLINVLLAVMAVLLVFVSTVANCVVPLMKTRSRTLSTLLLVIILAILWRHWDAISEYMHRFLLHPR from the exons ATGATAAAGCGAGGCACCAGCCTGCAGAGCCGCCGCAGCAAGGCGGGCGGCACTGGGGACCCTCCCCAGAAAGGTAGCCCACAGATCCACCGGCGCAGCACCCATGAAGCCCTGCTGCAGGCTGGACGCCCACGCTCCTCTTCGACCACAGACACACCCAGCAGCCCAGCCTTGGCTGACATGCTGCTGACCTCTGGTTACCACTCCACTGAAGAGCCCGACAAG CTTGATCGTTACGATGCATCTGGCCCTGCTATATCACCGAATGCCCTCCCATACGGCGCAGATGGATATGACGTGGTTGACAGTACCCCAGACCCCCAGCGTACCAAGCAGGCCATTGCCCAACTGCAGCAGAAGATCCTCAAGCTCACAGAACAAATCAAGATAGAACAAACTGCACGTGACGACAATGTGGCCGAATACCTGAAACTGGCCAATAATGCTGACAAACAGCAGAGTGCACGCATCAAACAGGTGTTCGAGAAGAAGAACCAAAAGTCGGCTCAGACTATccagcagctgcagaggaaGCTTGAGCACTACCACCGGAAGCTTCGAGAGGTGGAGCACAACGGCATCCCTCGCCAGCCCAAAGACGTTTTGCGAGACATGCATCAGGGCCTGAAGGACGTCGGAGCCAAG GTAACAGGAGGCCTCTCCAGCTTCTCTCAAGCAACTCATTCTGCAGCTGGAGCCGTGGTGTCCAAGCCGAAAGAAATAGCTAACATCATCCGTAACAAGTTTGGCAGCGCTGATAACATCGCAGCTCTGAAGGACTCTCTCGATGAAACCCAAGGAGATGAGGGCATTGGTCCTGGGGGAGCAAGGGCACTTGGAACAGGGGCCTTACCATCCAGCCCAAAGTATCCCAGTGATGATGACTGCTCTAGTGCTACTTCTGGTTCTGCAGGAGCAAACAGCACCCCTGGTGCCCCAGGAGGCCCCCCCAGCTCTAAGGGCAACACCCTTGATCATGCACAAGCCTCAGGCTTTGATGCTATACTCCACGAGATCCAAGAGCTTCGGGAAAACCAAGGTCGACTCGAGGAGTCCTTTGAAAATTTAAAAGCCCACTATCAGCGGGACTACACCATGATCATGGAGGGGCTGCAAGAGGAACGATACAG GTGTGAACGTTTAGAAGAACAACTGAATGACTTGACAGAACTGCACCAGAATGAAATTTTGAACTTGAAACAAGAACTGGCGAGCATGGAGGAGAAGATCGCCTATCAGTCTTATGAACGAGCGAGAGACATACAG GAGGCGCTGGAGGCTTGTCAGACACGCATTTCCAAAatggagctgcagcagcagcaacagcaggtgGTGCAGCTGGAGGGTTTGGAGAATGCCACAGCGCGGACTCTTCTTGGAAAACTAATCAATGTGCTGCTAGCTGTGATGGCAGTCCTTTTGGTGTTTGTGTCCACAGTGGCTAACTGCGTCGTGCCCCTGATGAAAACCCGCAGCCGCACGCTTTCTACGTTGCTCCTCGTAATTATCCTCGCCATCCTCTGGAGGCACTGGGATGCCATTTCAGAGTATATGCATCGCTTTCTTCTGCACCCCAGATGA
- the tmcc1b gene encoding transmembrane and coiled-coil domains protein 1b isoform X1, with protein sequence MDQGSSEQSPEEPDAGGRAEPELGRRASESEHGLSKITHNALENMGALGHGLKQFFQPQRRRSSVSPHDSASSCASAPPSEPADVGSEVGDTPASSALPLDSDTPATSAPPAALSRVLQQIRGPPMIKRGTSLQSRRSKAGGTGDPPQKGSPQIHRRSTHEALLQAGRPRSSSTTDTPSSPALADMLLTSGYHSTEEPDKLDRYDASGPAISPNALPYGADGYDVVDSTPDPQRTKQAIAQLQQKILKLTEQIKIEQTARDDNVAEYLKLANNADKQQSARIKQVFEKKNQKSAQTIQQLQRKLEHYHRKLREVEHNGIPRQPKDVLRDMHQGLKDVGAKVTGGLSSFSQATHSAAGAVVSKPKEIANIIRNKFGSADNIAALKDSLDETQGDEGIGPGGARALGTGALPSSPKYPSDDDCSSATSGSAGANSTPGAPGGPPSSKGNTLDHAQASGFDAILHEIQELRENQGRLEESFENLKAHYQRDYTMIMEGLQEERYRCERLEEQLNDLTELHQNEILNLKQELASMEEKIAYQSYERARDIQEALEACQTRISKMELQQQQQQVVQLEGLENATARTLLGKLINVLLAVMAVLLVFVSTVANCVVPLMKTRSRTLSTLLLVIILAILWRHWDAISEYMHRFLLHPR encoded by the exons ATGGATCAGGGTAGTAGTGAGCAGAGTCCAGAGGAGCCGGACGCAGGAGGGCGAGCGGAGCCGGAGCTCGGCAGGAGGGCGTCGGAGTCAGAGCACGGCTTGTCCAAAATCACCCATAATGCCCTGGAGAACATGGGAGCGTTGGGCCATGGCCTGAAGCAATTCTTCCAGCCACAGCGCCGACGCTCCTCCGTTTCCCCGCATGACTCCGCCTCGTCCTGCGCAAGCGCCCCTCCCTCCGAACCTGCTGATGTAGGGTCAGAAGTAGGGGACACTCCCGCCTCCTCGGCCCTCCCTTTGGATTCTGACACCCCTGCCACTTCCGCCCCTCCTGCAGCTCTGAGCCGTGTCCTGCAGCAGATCCGAGGTCCACCAATGATAAAGCGAGGCACCAGCCTGCAGAGCCGCCGCAGCAAGGCGGGCGGCACTGGGGACCCTCCCCAGAAAGGTAGCCCACAGATCCACCGGCGCAGCACCCATGAAGCCCTGCTGCAGGCTGGACGCCCACGCTCCTCTTCGACCACAGACACACCCAGCAGCCCAGCCTTGGCTGACATGCTGCTGACCTCTGGTTACCACTCCACTGAAGAGCCCGACAAG CTTGATCGTTACGATGCATCTGGCCCTGCTATATCACCGAATGCCCTCCCATACGGCGCAGATGGATATGACGTGGTTGACAGTACCCCAGACCCCCAGCGTACCAAGCAGGCCATTGCCCAACTGCAGCAGAAGATCCTCAAGCTCACAGAACAAATCAAGATAGAACAAACTGCACGTGACGACAATGTGGCCGAATACCTGAAACTGGCCAATAATGCTGACAAACAGCAGAGTGCACGCATCAAACAGGTGTTCGAGAAGAAGAACCAAAAGTCGGCTCAGACTATccagcagctgcagaggaaGCTTGAGCACTACCACCGGAAGCTTCGAGAGGTGGAGCACAACGGCATCCCTCGCCAGCCCAAAGACGTTTTGCGAGACATGCATCAGGGCCTGAAGGACGTCGGAGCCAAG GTAACAGGAGGCCTCTCCAGCTTCTCTCAAGCAACTCATTCTGCAGCTGGAGCCGTGGTGTCCAAGCCGAAAGAAATAGCTAACATCATCCGTAACAAGTTTGGCAGCGCTGATAACATCGCAGCTCTGAAGGACTCTCTCGATGAAACCCAAGGAGATGAGGGCATTGGTCCTGGGGGAGCAAGGGCACTTGGAACAGGGGCCTTACCATCCAGCCCAAAGTATCCCAGTGATGATGACTGCTCTAGTGCTACTTCTGGTTCTGCAGGAGCAAACAGCACCCCTGGTGCCCCAGGAGGCCCCCCCAGCTCTAAGGGCAACACCCTTGATCATGCACAAGCCTCAGGCTTTGATGCTATACTCCACGAGATCCAAGAGCTTCGGGAAAACCAAGGTCGACTCGAGGAGTCCTTTGAAAATTTAAAAGCCCACTATCAGCGGGACTACACCATGATCATGGAGGGGCTGCAAGAGGAACGATACAG GTGTGAACGTTTAGAAGAACAACTGAATGACTTGACAGAACTGCACCAGAATGAAATTTTGAACTTGAAACAAGAACTGGCGAGCATGGAGGAGAAGATCGCCTATCAGTCTTATGAACGAGCGAGAGACATACAG GAGGCGCTGGAGGCTTGTCAGACACGCATTTCCAAAatggagctgcagcagcagcaacagcaggtgGTGCAGCTGGAGGGTTTGGAGAATGCCACAGCGCGGACTCTTCTTGGAAAACTAATCAATGTGCTGCTAGCTGTGATGGCAGTCCTTTTGGTGTTTGTGTCCACAGTGGCTAACTGCGTCGTGCCCCTGATGAAAACCCGCAGCCGCACGCTTTCTACGTTGCTCCTCGTAATTATCCTCGCCATCCTCTGGAGGCACTGGGATGCCATTTCAGAGTATATGCATCGCTTTCTTCTGCACCCCAGATGA